A genomic segment from Paenibacillus sp. FSL K6-1096 encodes:
- a CDS encoding glycosyltransferase, producing MKPEISIIVPIYKVELYLKKCVDSILAQTFKDFELILVNDGSPDGCGDICEAYKALDPRVVVIHKQNGGLSDARNYGIEVAKGRYLGFVDSDDWIEPDMYESLYSLVTAHDADIAVCGHVEVMDDVPLPKSFTHEVHVYNNEQALDKLLEDTEIQNLAWDKLYKAELFTHVRYPVGKYFEDIFTTYKLFLQARTTVSLDSPKYMYLKRSDSITGAMNTRKYYDRFCAALEIYETISEQNYPVAEEISLCRTVTEGIELCNYQLITGEKAMNKEYLVELGGFLNKHISKILRNRKLRREMKTASVLIITSSTIYKMLYYSKLRLKGSNMI from the coding sequence GTGAAGCCAGAGATCAGTATTATTGTGCCGATCTACAAGGTGGAATTGTACCTGAAGAAATGTGTGGATTCGATCTTAGCCCAGACTTTCAAGGATTTCGAGCTGATTCTGGTCAATGACGGATCGCCGGACGGGTGCGGTGACATCTGCGAGGCCTACAAGGCGCTGGACCCCCGGGTAGTCGTCATCCATAAGCAGAACGGGGGGCTGTCCGATGCCCGCAACTATGGAATTGAAGTGGCAAAAGGCAGGTATCTCGGATTCGTGGACAGCGATGACTGGATCGAGCCGGATATGTATGAATCCCTATATTCCCTGGTGACCGCCCATGATGCAGATATTGCCGTGTGCGGCCATGTTGAGGTTATGGACGATGTGCCGCTTCCGAAGAGCTTCACCCATGAAGTCCATGTCTATAATAACGAGCAAGCCCTCGATAAGCTCCTGGAGGACACCGAGATTCAGAATCTGGCCTGGGATAAGCTGTACAAGGCGGAGCTGTTCACCCATGTGAGGTATCCGGTCGGCAAATACTTCGAGGACATTTTCACCACCTACAAGCTATTCCTCCAGGCCCGCACCACGGTCTCGCTCGACTCCCCCAAATATATGTATCTGAAAAGAAGCGACAGCATCACCGGCGCGATGAACACCCGGAAATACTATGACCGCTTCTGTGCCGCCCTGGAGATCTACGAGACCATCTCGGAGCAGAATTATCCGGTGGCCGAAGAAATCTCGCTGTGCCGGACCGTGACCGAAGGAATTGAACTGTGCAACTACCAGTTGATTACCGGCGAGAAAGCCATGAACAAGGAATATCTGGTCGAGCTGGGCGGATTCCTGAACAAGCATATCTCGAAAATTCTCCGCAACCGGAAGCTCCGCCGGGAGATGAAGACCGCCTCCGTGCTGATCATCACCAGCTCTACCATTTACAAAATGCTGTATTATTCCAAACTCCGCCTGAAGGGAAGTAATATGATATGA